GTTTGTGCAAATTAAATATGAGAGTTGTAGTCCGCATGATTTATCGCTTCACTTTCTGCTCAAGCATAGAGTTTTTaagcaaattttatttttatgaattatgGCAATCATTCTCTGTATTCTCTTCGTTAGGCACAATAAGTGATCTGGATGCTTTTGCAGAGATCCCTCGACCTGAATCTGTGTTGTATTCATTGCACTTATTCTGAGGCCCGCCATTTTCGATACTTGGACGCCCACCAATTGCTTGCACTGCTTTGTTCACTTTCCTCTCCTTAGATTGACCAATGTGCATTAAAGAGCACGAGAGTGCATTTATCATGGCTATCCTTTATTTTCCCTGAGTTTCGTACTTACTGCTCTTTGACTTATATTAACATGAATTTCACATTTGCATTTACCTTTTTTGCTGATACATTGCTTTCCTTGGATTGGTTCTTCTGAATTTTAGGGCTGGCTCGATCAGATCTAGCCGTTTCACGGCGGAATGAAATTCCCGATCCAGGTCCACATCCCGTCCCTCAAGCTTTGTGACATCAAGATGTTTGACATTTGCTCAGGCGGCAGTGGGTAACTAAATATAGTAAAGGCCATTGAGGTTAGAGATCAATCAACACACGCATATGGAATGGAACAAGGATGAGGCACTCAAGGCGAAGGAAATCGCAGAGAAGAAGATCGTGGAAATGGACATGAATGGAGCCCTAAGATTTGCTGTAAAGGCCCAGAACATGGATCCTACTCTTGATGGCCTTCCTCAGTTGCTGGCAActctaaatatatatgtctctGCTGAGAATAAAATCAATGGTGAAGTTGATTGGTATAGGGTGCTTGGTGTACAGCCCTCAGCCGATGATGAGACAATTCGGAAAAGTTATAGGAAGCTTGCCCTTATTCTTCACCCAGACAAAAATAAAGCAATTGGTTCAGATGGAGCGTTCAAAATACTATCTGAAGCCTGGAGCGTGCTTTCTGATAAGATCAAGAGAATATCACATGATCAGAGGCGGAACTGGGGGACTATATGCAAGAAAACTCCGAATGGAAGTTTTCCGATGTCACATGAACATGATCGCTTTTATCATCCTGGTCCAAGTAGCCAAAAGTTCAGTCCAAGGGTCTCTGTGGGAGCTTCTCATCTCAGTAGTGTATCAGCTCATACTACTACACCACCATATAAGCCCACATTTTGGACTGCCTGCAATGCTTGCAAAGTGCAGTTTGAGTTCATGACTCGATATGTGAATCGCCATCTTCGATGTCCCAACTGTCATCAGTCCTTCATGGCTGTTGAGATTCTGCCCCCACCAATAAATGGGAATGGTTTGTTTTCCTCACAGGCTTCATCTATTCTGCAGCGGAATCCCAGTAAAATGAAGCTTTCTGGTAAAGCAGATTCAATGGGCTTTTGTTATAGCAACTTACCAGGCAAGTCAACTCCTTCTTATGGTGTTTTGCCAAAACTTGGGAGTGTTAGAACATCCCCTTCACCAGCATTATCTACTGCAGGTTTCCAATCAAACTTTGGGTTGGAGCACACCCAGAGGACGCACTTTTCTATGAAGGCTAATGGTGGTGTAAGGGGCATGTCATCTAATGCCAGTTTCAGTTCTAAACTGGACGCTGGGGGGCCTAGGAAAAAGAGACGCCCACTCGAACCAGGGGCTAATTGTAGGGAGAGAGAAGATACCGGAAGCCGCATTGTGACAGCAATAGGAGGAGGTGGTTCGATGATGGAAACTGGAGGTGGAGCAAGTCGGCCAAACAGTACAAGGGAGCTGTCACAGCTAGAAACTCGAAGCTTATTAATGCAGAAGGCCAGGACAGAAATCCAGAAGAGACTTAGTGAATGGAGTATGATGAAACACGTTGCAGGCAAATCATCTTTTTCAACAAAGAAGGTCAAGGAGCAtcagaaagaaatgaaaaattcaaCTTCTAATGGGGTGCAAGATGGTGCCAGCAGATTGAGACAGCACATGGACATGAAGGAAGCCTATCAAACTGAGAAGCCTTCTTGTGCTACTTCAACAGTTGATATGGAGGTAGACTGTTCTGCCAATTCAATGAGCGTCCCAGATCCagatttttatgattttgaCAAGAATCGTGTAGAGTCATCGTTCGGTGATAACCAAATTTGGGCCATTTATGATGATGACGACGGGATGCCGCGCTACTATGCTTTTGTTCACAATTTGATATCTGCAAAGCCATTTAAAATGCGGATTAGTTGGCTCAGTTCCAAAAGCAACCTGGAGTTCAGTCCTGTGAAGTGGGTAGCATCTGGTTTTCCCAAGACGTGTGGGAACTTGCGCATTGGGAAGTCTGAAGTCTATGATTCTCTCTATTCTTTCTCACACAGGGTGAAGTGGACCAAAGGACCCAGAGGCATAATTCAGATTTATCCCATCAAAGGTGATGTTTGGGCTCTCTATAGGAACTGGTCTGCTGATTGGAATGAGTTCACGTCAGATGAGATCATACACAGCTATGACATGGTCGAAGTCCTTGAAGATTACCGTGAGGATTGTGGTGTGACTGTTGCTCCCCTGGTCAAAGTTCCTGGCTTCAGGGCTGTATTTCAGAAGCATTTGGATCCAACTAAAGTTCGGAAAATTCCAAGGGAGGAAATGTTCCGCTTCTCGCATCAAATCCCTTCTCACAAGCTTTCAGGTCAGGAAGCCACCCATGCTCCTAAGGGATGTTGGGAGCTTGATCCTGCATCCACTCCTCTGGAACTTCTTCAAGTAGTAACTGAATGCAGCAAGGAAGAAGATCTGTTGGTTGGTCCTAGAATGCCCACGGGAGAAGTTAGGGGTAATGGCAATATTACTGCGggaaatatttcaaaaaaggaTGTTGAAAACAATGTATCGGAAGCAGCACTAAAGGCAGGGGGAAAGGTACAAGGAAAGAAGCTTTTGGTGTATCAACGAAGACGTAGAGGAAGAAAGCAAAATGTCCGGTGCTGACAGTCACCATCTACTCCGCCACATGTATCCCCCGTTTTGCAGAACAGTTTATGGGCTTCCATTGCAGAGCTGATGGAGAGTCCAAATGTAGAGAAAGCATTGGCCACATCATGGACAAGGTATGTGGCTTGCATGTTATAGCTTACGCCAAGTTGTCTCTGTTTTAGTTTCTTTGAAGAAGTCTCTGttgtattttgatttttcaatgaATGCGATAACTATCAATTGGTTCTGTAAGACAAAGATGGGGGTTAAACAAGACATGTGCCTGTGCTACGCATGGCATGGCATATCTTTTCGTgtccttttaaaatttttagagaATTATAGTTACATTTTAGAGATTTTAAATATGAATGAGTTATTTGTAAAGATTAATAGATGAGATTAACTGAAAAATAACGAAAcggagagatgagagagaaaaggaaCAATGAGAAACCgtgagaggagaggagagagggatagaggagagagagggagagaataGGAAGTGGGATGGTAGTTAAAAGACAATCAAATTAACAAAGTTGCCCTCAACTTCCCCATGATCCAATGCTTAGTAATTAATGTAGTGATTTTATTATGGacaaaattggaaaagaaatgTTACCccatcttcctcctcctcctccttgtaATATAGATATGAGGATAGACATGTTAGTAGAATGACATTCGATGCAAAGCAAGAAATTTTCACTGGATAGAATTACACAAGCAAATATATGTAAAAGGCACATATTCCATGTAATGAGAAACACTTTTGAAGATTTTATTGCACatattcctttttcttgtGATTAAAAGGAGAATGAGAGGTTATATACTTCTGATTTGCACAAACAAATTCtcgtgaaaattttgaatgacTTTTCCACTTCCAGGAAAGATTTCTAGGTAGATGATAAGTATTGCATTTTCTCCATTTGAATTCAGTCAGAGTACTGTCATCCCTTTGATTAAATTTTCTAGTATAATGTTGTTCAGATGGACACATGCATATTTGGTGAAGTTACTCAAATCTCTTCCTGGCTGTTGCATTCGTCATTCAAGAATTGAGTGGACATGAGTGAAGTTAGGTGCTTCATTTGgagattttattgttttaactttttccttttaatccTTGTGccaaatatacatacatacatacatacatatatatatatatatacagtctAAATAGATTGATTTTGAAGTGCCTTTTCTGATGCTTGCTAAAATCTTCCTTAAATCTAATAATAAGGATAAAAGAGATCCATACAATCAACCCTGCTTTTCTCCAGATCCTCACTTAAGTTTTTTCATGTTGCATGCAGTTTAGCGGAATCATTGGAAGCTGATATTATGCTAAGGTGCCTGGGGAGGTTGATGAGCTTTGCTGATGCTTGAAATTCCATTAACTTGTGCAATAAGTGGCTTTAGGTTTTGAACTGATGGATTAAAAAGAAGCTGCTATAAGCTTTGAACTCTGAGGCCTAACTGGTTTAGCGCAGTAAGAAAATTGCTACTGTAATCAGATACATTATTTTAAACCTGGGAAATTCATTTGATTCATTTTGTTCGAAGGAAATATACTACTTAAAGAGGTGGACCATTGGCATTCCATTGATTTTGTTAAATGGATGCTGCAAATCATGTGGTACTTGGTCATTTATAGCATAATCATctcaataatttcttttatcagTGAATAAAAAATTGCTGTAATTTCATTTGCTGATTGTCTATCTCAGCTAATCTCTATTTAATTaatgctatttttttttattaagtgCATGAAATGCTGATCTAGTATAGAGGGTACTAACCCCAGGAAGTAACTGAAAATTCATGGTTTTCTTCAAATAACAAGTTGCCCCTAAACTTCCCAGCTTTTCCTCATtatatgagatgcatgaagtTGATTTCGTTATTGTTATGATTGTGAGTTTTTTTACTAGTTCATGTCTTGTTTTCTAGTTAGTTATCTGTGCTAGAGTTTTGATAGCATTTAAGAACTATATTGTTGCGCTTGATTCTGCCCTGCTTCAAATGCCCATGGCTTGAACTACTTTTCTGGAAGAGTTGAACACCTAAATTTCTGAGAACTTTGTTTCTCAGTTTGAATTACCAGAAACCACAGAGGACAAACAGTATATAATCTGCGACAGTGACCCTTTAGATATCAAAATTACGTATATGTATGGAAATGAAGTTCTCCTcagattaaaataaaaaattgggaCAGGATACTAGATGGATATATGATTCTGTAGGTTTCAAAATGAAAGAAGTAGATTCTACTTGCACAATATGGAAGGCACAGCATAGCCATTTCAAATCTGAGTGGGGTCTTTGTTCTTATCATGAAGTTTCAATGCCAATTCCTTAAAAGGGAGGTAATCCTTAGATTAACACGAGATGGACTTGAATTGAGATATCTATGAAAATACGTATGTTTATTTGCAGGTTTTCTCCACCTGGATTGCACTTTGTTTTGTTCTGCTGGTATGTCAAAACACATGCTATGACAACATCAGGCAAGTGTGGAAAAATCCATCTGAGTTTCCCATGAGCATCTTGCTTTTGTCGTTTGCTGTACTATTATGGTATTCACTATTCCTTAATTTCGTTATAATTATAAAGATACGATTGTTGAAAATGTAGATTCACCAGAGCCAACGCAAGCTTGTTCTACTTTCAGATTAGGTAATGGCTCAAGCAagagaaaattcaaaagttggagggaaaatatttcaaatgcCTTATCAAAACCTTGAAGTCATTGTGATTTATACTTTCCATTTAAAAAATGCCTATATTTACAATTCAATAAATTGAGGTGTTATATATTCAAGGATGCATAGACGGATTGTTTAAACTTTGCAAATAACATCACAAATTTTAGAGACTGAAGAAAAGATACTTTTTACTATATCTTCTATTCAAATACTGATACAATAAggaatttaaattttactaGTCTTTTGAGCAAAAGCTAGTTTATTCAATTATAATGcacaaataaagaaaaataggaTTTGGGATGTTTCCAGGCTTTTACATTTAATTGGCTCTTTGTTATCCCGTCAGTTTGGTTCATCTCTTTCACAAAATTTTCTATATCCTCTTCTATACCGGTTCACACACCTTGGTGCTCCTACTTATACATTTGAACCCTCTTATCgattggggaaaaaaaaaaagaggaagaagaaagaaagaaggattCTAACCTACCATGTTTGGACACATTGCCCAGATTTAGCTGTCACTGGGGCTTTAAATAGGTGATGAAAGGAGAGGTTATAGCTTCAAAGAATTTAGGTGAAAGGGGGATCTTGTGTTGTATTTCACACAAAAAATATTTGGTGCTTCTCATACAATGTTCTTGTTATTTGGTTTGCATTCTGATTTACAGAACTACATTCTTTTGCGGGCTGCTTTTCTTGTAGAAGGTCATCTCAGAGCTGTCTGACATACTAGGTGTGGTAAGTTTCAATAGTCCAATATATCAGCTAGTAATAGTTATCTCAGTTTTTACATGATTTCTGTTCTTTTGCTATCCATTCTTTTGATCTATCGTTTAAGTTGCAGAACAGTGAGTAATGTTAATTACACATCCAAAATCCAAACTACTCTATTGTTAAATGTTCTGATTGATCATGATTGCAGGCTGGTAGCCGTCCCGTCAATGCCATTTTTATGTGACctataaaacaataaaataatgcTCCCGATTGCTGTGATCTATTCTCAGTGAcactcataaaaaaaatccaagaagAAATTATCAGTGGCAATTGGACATTAGCAGTTACTGTTGAAATTGAATTTATCCGAGCAATGAAGACTCTGAATTGCTTGTGtcttttgttttaaaaaaactgaatcaacaaaaaaaaaaagtgcataaTTGATATATCTGAGTTGCTGTAATTTTGTAGTTGCATGAATCTCACtgaattttcataataagTGCAACGACTACCATATAATGACTAACGGCtactaataattttttcttgaaatctCTCATGAATATTAGTGTGCATATATCTAGGCTCTGGggattccatttctttttGATTCTATGCATTATAGTTGGACATACATTTTAGATCTGTTAGGCTTTCATGTTGAAACAAGATGGTTTGCCTGCACACTTTGATGAGGAAGCAAGGTTTCCATTTGCCAGTAAACCTTGTACTTTATTATATGTTGCCATGGATTTTAGCAATTAGCTTCTAATCATTGTTCGTAAGTCATTTGTTGTTGATTCTGTCATTTTTAggttcatttattatttgtcaCCTCGATACAAATTGATAACCTGCACTTTTTCATGCATTTAAGGTTGTTGGATTGATATAAAGATACCATTAGAGAAACATGATGACCGTGGTGCCATTTATCATTAGGCTGAGTTGAAAGAGCTACTGGCCTAACATTTAagcattagtttttttttttttttccactctTTCACCCGCCTATTAATTTTCTGCATGTAACTTTTTTCCTATTAGGGCTAGTTCTATCAACAATTGTATGGTGGAATGATGTGGACTTCTTCATGCATTCGAGTTAGGCACTGTATAATGCAACTTGCAGCTTCGgctttttttatcattaaaaattggATTTAGTTGAGTTACCGCATGCAGAAGAAGGATGGTTCACTGGTCTGCATCAGTTGGTTGTATCATTTTGTTCTTTCACTTGCCATTGGGTGGCGCAATGTGTATCAATCAGCATGAAGCTGGTGTGTGCGTGTCATTCTATATAGTATCTGAGCTTCGTATCCTTTTCGCTCTCATAGttagaccaaaaaaaaaaaaagaaaaaaaaagaagttgatTTTAGTTGTTTCCTCCTTTTCTCAaactatcttttttttgtttgtattTTTGTGTGTCAGATTTCTTTGATTGACTGAAAACTGCACTGCATTGGAAGTGGAAAAAGCCATCCCTGGAATTTGATCATGCAAATGTACAAGGACGAGAGGCGCATAGGGCTAAGGAAATCGCAGAAGAAAAGATTTTGGAGAAGGAAATTGATGCGGCGAAAGCATATGCCAT
Above is a window of Punica granatum isolate Tunisia-2019 chromosome 7, ASM765513v2, whole genome shotgun sequence DNA encoding:
- the LOC116214004 gene encoding uncharacterized protein LOC116214004 isoform X1, giving the protein MEWNKDEALKAKEIAEKKIVEMDMNGALRFAVKAQNMDPTLDGLPQLLATLNIYVSAENKINGEVDWYRVLGVQPSADDETIRKSYRKLALILHPDKNKAIGSDGAFKILSEAWSVLSDKIKRISHDQRRNWGTICKKTPNGSFPMSHEHDRFYHPGPSSQKFSPRVSVGASHLSSVSAHTTTPPYKPTFWTACNACKVQFEFMTRYVNRHLRCPNCHQSFMAVEILPPPINGNGLFSSQASSILQRNPSKMKLSGKADSMGFCYSNLPGKSTPSYGVLPKLGSVRTSPSPALSTAGFQSNFGLEHTQRTHFSMKANGGVRGMSSNASFSSKLDAGGPRKKRRPLEPGANCREREDTGSRIVTAIGGGGSMMETGGGASRPNSTRELSQLETRSLLMQKARTEIQKRLSEWSMMKHVAGKSSFSTKKVKEHQKEMKNSTSNGVQDGASRLRQHMDMKEAYQTEKPSCATSTVDMEVDCSANSMSVPDPDFYDFDKNRVESSFGDNQIWAIYDDDDGMPRYYAFVHNLISAKPFKMRISWLSSKSNLEFSPVKWVASGFPKTCGNLRIGKSEVYDSLYSFSHRVKWTKGPRGIIQIYPIKGDVWALYRNWSADWNEFTSDEIIHSYDMVEVLEDYREDCGVTVAPLVKVPGFRAVFQKHLDPTKVRKIPREEMFRFSHQIPSHKLSGQEATHAPKGCWELDPASTPLELLQVVTECSKEEDLLVGPRMPTGEVRGNGNITAGNISKKDVENNVSEAALKAGGKVQGKKLLVYQRRRRGRKQNVRC
- the LOC116214004 gene encoding uncharacterized protein LOC116214004 isoform X2; its protein translation is MEWNKDEALKAKEIAEKKIVEMDMNGALRFAVKAQNMDPTLDGLPQLLATLNIYVSAENKINGEVDWYRVLGVQPSADDETIRKSYRKLALILHPDKNKAIGSDGAFKILSEAWSVLSDKIKRISHDQRRNWGTICKKTPNGSFPMSHEHDRFYHPGPSSQKFSPRVSVGASHLSSVSAHTTTPPYKPTFWTACNACKVQFEFMTRYVNRHLRCPNCHQSFMAVEILPPPINGNGLFSSQASSILQRNPSKMKLSGKADSMGFCYSNLPGFQSNFGLEHTQRTHFSMKANGGVRGMSSNASFSSKLDAGGPRKKRRPLEPGANCREREDTGSRIVTAIGGGGSMMETGGGASRPNSTRELSQLETRSLLMQKARTEIQKRLSEWSMMKHVAGKSSFSTKKVKEHQKEMKNSTSNGVQDGASRLRQHMDMKEAYQTEKPSCATSTVDMEVDCSANSMSVPDPDFYDFDKNRVESSFGDNQIWAIYDDDDGMPRYYAFVHNLISAKPFKMRISWLSSKSNLEFSPVKWVASGFPKTCGNLRIGKSEVYDSLYSFSHRVKWTKGPRGIIQIYPIKGDVWALYRNWSADWNEFTSDEIIHSYDMVEVLEDYREDCGVTVAPLVKVPGFRAVFQKHLDPTKVRKIPREEMFRFSHQIPSHKLSGQEATHAPKGCWELDPASTPLELLQVVTECSKEEDLLVGPRMPTGEVRGNGNITAGNISKKDVENNVSEAALKAGGKVQGKKLLVYQRRRRGRKQNVRC